One stretch of Methyloversatilis sp. RAC08 DNA includes these proteins:
- the urtC gene encoding urea ABC transporter permease subunit UrtC, with translation MDSIKSWLARSGMGSVLILALIIVVVFPLTMDLFRLNLVGKYLTYAFVAVGLVMLWGYGGVLSLGQGVFFGLGGYMMAMFMKLEASDPETTKIQSTPGIPDFMDWNQLTELPLWWEPFRHLPLALLAVLLIPTLLAFIISFAMFRRRVGGVYFAIITQAVCLILTVLIVGQQGYTGGVNGITDLKTILGWDTRTDEAKYILYFLNAGLLIASILLCRWIQLSKLGTLLLAMRDKEDRVRFSGYDVSMFKVFTFCLAAMLSAIGGAMFVLQVGFMSPSLVGIVPSIEMVIFAAVGGRMSLVGAVYGALLVNFGKTYFSESFPDLWLFLMAALFIGVVMAFPNGLAGLYESHVKPRLGKRRDKPAAGTDSTSSSDVPPATTLHSGAPHGGKPLARTALPDGVQGTSA, from the coding sequence ATGGACTCAATCAAGAGCTGGCTGGCACGTAGCGGAATGGGAAGCGTGCTGATACTGGCGCTGATCATCGTCGTCGTGTTCCCGCTGACGATGGACCTGTTCCGCCTGAACCTGGTCGGCAAATATCTCACCTACGCCTTCGTCGCTGTCGGCCTCGTCATGCTGTGGGGCTACGGCGGCGTGCTCAGCCTGGGCCAGGGTGTGTTCTTCGGCCTCGGCGGCTACATGATGGCCATGTTCATGAAGCTGGAGGCGTCCGATCCGGAAACCACCAAGATCCAGAGCACGCCGGGCATCCCCGACTTCATGGACTGGAACCAGCTGACCGAGCTGCCGCTCTGGTGGGAGCCGTTCCGCCACCTGCCGCTGGCGCTTCTGGCGGTCCTGCTGATACCGACGCTTCTAGCTTTCATCATCAGTTTCGCGATGTTCCGGCGCCGGGTCGGTGGCGTGTATTTCGCCATCATCACGCAGGCGGTCTGCCTGATCCTCACCGTGCTCATCGTCGGCCAGCAGGGCTACACCGGCGGGGTCAACGGCATCACCGACCTGAAGACCATCCTTGGCTGGGACACGCGCACCGACGAGGCCAAGTACATCCTGTACTTCCTCAATGCCGGACTGCTGATCGCCTCCATCCTGCTGTGCCGCTGGATCCAGCTGAGCAAGCTCGGCACGCTGCTGCTGGCGATGCGCGACAAGGAAGATCGCGTGCGCTTCTCCGGTTACGACGTGTCGATGTTCAAGGTGTTCACCTTCTGCCTCGCGGCGATGCTGTCGGCCATCGGCGGTGCGATGTTCGTGCTGCAGGTCGGCTTCATGTCGCCGTCACTGGTCGGCATCGTGCCGTCGATCGAAATGGTCATCTTCGCCGCCGTCGGCGGACGCATGTCGCTGGTCGGTGCGGTGTATGGCGCGCTGCTGGTCAATTTCGGCAAGACCTACTTCTCCGAAAGCTTCCCCGACCTGTGGCTGTTCCTGATGGCTGCACTGTTCATCGGCGTCGTGATGGCGTTCCCGAACGGGCTGGCCGGCCTGTACGAAAGCCACGTCAAGCCGCGCCTGGGCAAACGCAGGGACAAGCCCGCTGCCGGCACCGACAGCACATCGTCGTCCGACGTTCCGCCCGCCACCACGCTGCACAGCGGCGCACCGCACGGCGGCAAGCCGCTGGCACGCACCGCACTGCCTGACGGCGTGCAGGGCACATCCGCCTGA
- a CDS encoding FmdB family zinc ribbon protein, which translates to MPTYDYQCEAHGGFSALRSIAQRDAACLCPECGSPAQRVLVTAPSFADMPHETRFAHATNERSRHEPVLASRKHGPGCSCCSSKPSRTTAVGKDGSKAFPTKRPWMISH; encoded by the coding sequence ATGCCGACCTACGACTATCAGTGCGAGGCGCATGGCGGATTTTCCGCCCTGCGCAGCATCGCCCAGCGCGACGCCGCCTGCCTGTGCCCGGAGTGCGGTTCGCCCGCGCAGCGGGTGCTGGTGACGGCACCGTCCTTCGCCGACATGCCGCACGAGACCCGCTTCGCACACGCCACCAACGAACGCAGCCGCCATGAACCCGTACTTGCCAGCCGCAAGCACGGTCCCGGGTGTTCGTGCTGCAGCAGCAAACCCAGCCGAACGACCGCGGTAGGCAAGGACGGATCGAAGGCTTTCCCCACCAAACGTCCCTGGATGATCAGTCACTGA
- the urtE gene encoding urea ABC transporter ATP-binding subunit UrtE — MLNVKDLHVAYGQSEALHGISFEANRNETIAIMGRNGMGKTTLFKSLIGILPIKSGHIEVAGKEVSKDESYKRVAKGIAYVPQGRMIFPTLTVEENIHTGLENAKVKKVPEEIYALFPVLWEMRSRKGGNLSGGQQQQLAIARALVTDPKVLLLDEPTEGIQPSIIKDIAKALNEIRKLREITIVVSEQVLSFAMDVADRLFVIEGGRLVHESTRADTDTARIKQFLSV; from the coding sequence ATGCTCAACGTCAAGGATCTCCACGTTGCCTACGGTCAGAGCGAGGCCCTGCACGGCATTTCGTTCGAAGCGAACAGGAACGAGACGATCGCCATCATGGGCCGCAACGGCATGGGCAAGACCACGCTGTTCAAATCGCTGATCGGCATCCTGCCGATCAAGAGCGGCCACATCGAAGTCGCCGGCAAGGAAGTGTCCAAGGACGAAAGCTACAAGCGCGTCGCCAAGGGCATCGCCTACGTGCCGCAGGGCCGCATGATTTTCCCGACGCTGACGGTCGAGGAAAACATCCACACCGGCCTGGAAAATGCCAAGGTCAAGAAGGTGCCGGAAGAGATCTACGCCCTGTTCCCGGTGCTGTGGGAAATGCGCAGCCGCAAGGGCGGCAACCTGTCCGGCGGCCAGCAGCAGCAGCTGGCCATCGCGCGCGCGCTGGTCACCGACCCCAAGGTGCTGCTGCTCGACGAACCGACCGAAGGCATCCAGCCCTCGATCATCAAGGACATCGCGAAGGCGCTGAACGAAATCCGCAAGCTGCGTGAAATCACCATCGTCGTGTCCGAGCAGGTCCTCAGTTTCGCAATGGATGTGGCCGACCGCCTGTTCGTCATCGAAGGCGGACGCCTTGTCCATGAAAGCACGCGCGCCGACACGGATACCGCGCGCATCAAGCAGTTCCTGTCCGTCTGA
- the fmdA gene encoding formamidase, producing MAETLIKVDLKQSPYENDMVHNRWHPDIPIVAWVKPGDDFKIETYDWTGGFIQNNDSADDVRDIDLTTVHFLSGPIGVEGCEPGDLLVVDILDIGAKEDSLWGFNGFFSKKNGGGFLTEHFPEAQKSIWDIKGMFTESRHVPGVKYAGLIHPGLIGCLPDPKLLADWNEREIDFINTEPDRVPPLGCPPCAPTAHMGRLKGEARDKAAAEAARTVPPREHGGNCDIKDLSRGSRIYFPVYVKGGGLSMGDLHFSQGDGEITFCGAIEMAGWLHLRVSIIKDGMKKYAIKNPIFKPSPITPKYDDYLIFEGISVDEQGKQHYLDVHVAYRQACLNAIEYLKKFGYSGAQAYSILGTAPVQGHISGVVDIPNACATLWLPTDIFDFDIMPNEAGPVKFIDGSIQMPLSPDL from the coding sequence ATGGCCGAGACCCTGATCAAGGTTGACCTGAAGCAGTCGCCGTACGAGAACGACATGGTGCACAACCGCTGGCACCCCGACATCCCCATCGTCGCATGGGTCAAGCCGGGTGACGATTTCAAGATCGAAACCTACGACTGGACCGGCGGTTTCATCCAGAACAACGACAGCGCGGACGACGTGCGCGACATCGACCTGACGACGGTGCACTTCCTGTCCGGTCCGATCGGCGTCGAAGGCTGCGAGCCGGGCGACCTGCTGGTGGTCGACATCCTGGACATCGGTGCCAAGGAAGACAGCCTGTGGGGCTTCAACGGCTTCTTCTCGAAGAAGAACGGCGGCGGCTTCCTGACCGAGCACTTCCCGGAAGCCCAGAAGTCGATCTGGGACATCAAGGGCATGTTCACCGAATCGCGCCACGTGCCGGGCGTCAAGTACGCCGGCCTGATCCACCCGGGTCTGATCGGCTGCCTGCCGGACCCGAAGCTGCTGGCCGACTGGAACGAGCGCGAAATCGATTTCATCAACACCGAGCCGGACCGCGTGCCGCCGCTGGGCTGCCCGCCGTGCGCACCGACCGCGCACATGGGCCGCCTGAAGGGCGAGGCGCGCGACAAGGCGGCTGCCGAAGCCGCCCGCACCGTGCCGCCGCGCGAGCACGGCGGCAACTGCGACATCAAGGATCTGTCGCGCGGCTCGCGCATCTACTTCCCGGTCTATGTGAAGGGCGGCGGCCTGTCGATGGGCGACCTGCACTTCTCGCAGGGCGACGGCGAAATCACCTTCTGCGGCGCCATCGAAATGGCCGGCTGGCTGCATCTGCGGGTGAGCATCATCAAGGACGGCATGAAGAAGTACGCCATCAAGAACCCGATCTTCAAGCCAAGCCCGATCACGCCCAAGTACGACGACTACCTGATCTTCGAAGGCATTTCGGTCGACGAGCAGGGCAAGCAGCACTACCTCGACGTGCATGTCGCGTACCGCCAGGCCTGCCTGAATGCCATCGAATACCTGAAGAAATTCGGCTACTCGGGCGCACAGGCCTATTCGATCCTCGGTACGGCACCGGTTCAGGGCCACATCAGCGGCGTGGTCGACATTCCGAACGCCTGCGCCACGCTGTGGCTGCCGACCGACATTTTCGACTTCGACATCATGCCGAACGAAGCCGGTCCGGTGAAGTTCATCGACGGCAGCATCCAGATGCCGCTGTCGCCGGATCTCTGA
- the urtD gene encoding urea ABC transporter ATP-binding protein UrtD, producing MSNTDFVLAVEDLTVSFDGFKAIDALTLYVDRGELRVIIGPNGAGKTTLLDLICGKTRASSGSIKFKNTEMTKMSEHKIVRSGIGRKFQTPSIYENLSVFKNLEVSFPRGRSVFGALGFRCTDEVKARVQSVADEISLGDSLDVEAGLLSHGQKQWLEIGMLLMQEPELLMLDEPIAGMSVRERELTGELLQRICKGRSVIVIEHDMDFVKRIAHKVTVMHQGKILAEGSMDKVQNDPKVIDVYLGH from the coding sequence ATGAGCAATACCGACTTCGTACTTGCGGTGGAAGACCTCACCGTGTCCTTCGACGGTTTCAAGGCCATCGACGCGCTGACCCTGTACGTGGATCGCGGCGAGCTGCGCGTAATCATCGGCCCGAACGGTGCCGGCAAGACCACGCTGCTCGACCTGATCTGCGGCAAGACGCGCGCCAGCAGCGGCAGCATCAAGTTCAAGAATACGGAGATGACCAAGATGTCCGAGCACAAGATCGTGCGCTCGGGCATCGGCCGCAAATTCCAGACGCCGTCGATCTACGAAAACCTCTCCGTCTTCAAGAATCTTGAAGTGTCCTTCCCGCGCGGTCGCAGCGTGTTCGGCGCACTGGGTTTCCGGTGCACCGACGAAGTCAAGGCACGCGTGCAGTCGGTGGCCGACGAAATCAGCCTGGGCGACTCGCTCGACGTCGAAGCGGGCCTGCTGAGCCACGGCCAGAAGCAGTGGCTCGAGATCGGCATGTTGCTGATGCAGGAACCCGAACTTCTGATGCTCGACGAGCCGATCGCCGGCATGAGCGTGCGCGAGCGCGAACTGACAGGCGAGCTCCTGCAGCGCATCTGCAAGGGGCGCTCGGTGATCGTGATCGAGCACGACATGGATTTCGTCAAGCGCATCGCACACAAGGTCACCGTCATGCACCAGGGAAAGATCCTCGCCGAAGGATCGATGGACAAGGTGCAGAACGATCCCAAGGTCATCGACGTTTATCTGGGTCACTGA
- the urtB gene encoding urea ABC transporter permease subunit UrtB, giving the protein MSLTDIMNITLMQGFAGLSLFSVLLLMGLGLAIIFGQMGVINMAHGEFMTIGAYTIYMFSSLTETFLPGFASMYFPFAIAAAFCIAFVFGWFIEWALIRHLYKRPLDTLLATWGLSLAMQQTFRSTFGAREVSPTLPDWLLGSWAPAEGLDIPINGLFVLALTALVTGCVLLALYRSRWGLRVRATVANRPMANATGINTSRTDRLTFAIGCGIAGIAGAAFTTIGSTGPTSGSLYIVDAFLVVTFGGAGSLLGTVASAFGIAQTQSIAEFFMTGSMAKVLTLMMIVTILMLRPQGLFASKIRR; this is encoded by the coding sequence ATGTCACTGACCGACATCATGAACATCACCCTGATGCAGGGTTTCGCAGGCCTGAGCCTGTTTTCGGTGCTGCTGCTGATGGGCCTCGGGCTGGCCATCATCTTCGGCCAGATGGGCGTGATCAACATGGCGCATGGCGAATTCATGACCATCGGCGCCTACACGATCTACATGTTCTCGTCGCTCACCGAAACCTTCCTTCCCGGCTTCGCTTCGATGTACTTCCCGTTTGCCATCGCGGCGGCGTTCTGCATCGCCTTCGTCTTCGGCTGGTTCATCGAATGGGCGCTGATACGACATCTGTACAAGCGTCCGCTCGACACGCTGCTTGCCACCTGGGGCCTGTCGCTGGCCATGCAGCAGACCTTCCGCTCGACCTTCGGCGCACGCGAAGTGAGCCCGACGCTGCCCGACTGGCTGCTTGGCTCGTGGGCGCCGGCCGAAGGTCTCGACATCCCGATCAACGGCCTTTTCGTGCTCGCGCTGACCGCGCTGGTGACCGGCTGCGTGCTGCTCGCCCTGTACCGCTCGCGCTGGGGCTTGCGTGTGCGTGCCACGGTTGCCAACCGCCCGATGGCCAACGCCACCGGCATCAACACCAGCCGCACCGACCGCCTGACCTTCGCCATCGGTTGCGGCATTGCCGGCATCGCCGGAGCCGCCTTCACGACGATCGGTTCGACCGGCCCGACCAGCGGTTCGCTGTACATCGTCGATGCCTTCCTGGTGGTGACCTTCGGCGGCGCAGGCAGCCTGCTCGGCACGGTGGCGTCGGCTTTCGGCATCGCCCAGACGCAATCGATCGCCGAGTTCTTCATGACCGGTTCGATGGCCAAGGTGCTCACGCTGATGATGATCGTGACCATCCTGATGCTGCGTCCGCAAGGCCTCTTTGCTTCGAAGATCCGCCGCTGA